One genomic region from Sphingobacterium sp. UGAL515B_05 encodes:
- a CDS encoding TonB-dependent receptor, translated as MFDKNFILTTLIMLSAFSGLAQKKVLSGIVKDANTGETLIGAVVSEKDTERATSTNNYGFYSLVLEAGERIVTFSYVGYETQTKTISLNESMKNDIELIPNQNALQEVVVSGVQRNKNVRSPQMGSFKFSVEEIKNVPVLFGEKDLLKTIQLLPGVQSGGEGSTNFFVRGGGGDQNLILLDEAIVYNAAHLLGFFSTFNSDAVKDVQLYKGGIPSQYGGRISSVLDITMVDGNQKEFSAEGGVGLIASRLKVSAPLPDDRGSFMLSGRRTYADLFLKLSNDQDVKQSKLYFYDLNAKLNYKIDERNKVFLSGYFGKDELGFSDKFGFNWGNTTATVRWNHIFNDRLFSNTSLIYSDFNYNVGVNGNSGDFDIASKIGNWNLKQDFSFYPSNRSTIRFGANALNQNIRPASLDANEDANVNSIRIEKRKGWDLSAYFSHEWKANDRLSLLYGFRLSDFMVMGPGTFYRFDDDRDVTGEQYFGKGTVAKHYINLEPRLSASLLLNSLSSIKLSYNRMAQNLHQLTNSTSALPTDQYVLSSLNIKPQLADQIAFGYFRNFNGSAYEFSVESYYKAMANQIDFRTGADLQANEFLEGELLFGKGRAYGLELLLRKNSGKLSGWIGYTLSKSERKFNGINQGAWFNARQDRTHDLSLVTMYKLSDKWSLGTNFIFNSGHAVTYPAGKYDLNNTTLFYYTQRNSHRSPIYHRLDLSATYEPQKSNKRFTSSWTFGLNNAYNRRNAYIVDFRENENNPNITEAYQIALFGIIPSVTWNFKF; from the coding sequence ATGTTTGACAAAAATTTCATTTTAACGACACTCATTATGCTAAGTGCTTTTTCTGGTTTAGCCCAAAAGAAAGTACTCTCCGGCATTGTGAAAGATGCAAATACAGGTGAGACTCTAATCGGCGCAGTTGTTTCAGAAAAGGATACAGAGCGAGCAACGTCAACAAACAATTATGGGTTCTATTCCCTAGTACTCGAAGCAGGAGAGCGGATTGTGACTTTCAGTTATGTGGGGTACGAAACTCAGACAAAAACAATCTCCTTAAATGAATCAATGAAGAATGATATCGAACTCATACCTAACCAGAATGCATTGCAAGAGGTTGTTGTATCGGGCGTTCAACGCAATAAAAATGTGCGTAGTCCACAGATGGGATCATTCAAATTTAGTGTGGAAGAGATAAAAAACGTACCTGTACTATTTGGCGAGAAAGATCTGCTCAAGACGATACAGCTGCTGCCCGGTGTTCAGAGTGGAGGCGAGGGAAGCACAAATTTTTTTGTTCGTGGTGGAGGGGGAGATCAGAATCTGATTTTGTTGGATGAAGCAATTGTTTATAATGCCGCTCATCTTTTAGGTTTTTTTTCCACCTTCAATTCTGATGCGGTTAAAGACGTGCAGCTGTACAAAGGTGGGATACCAAGCCAATATGGCGGACGAATATCCTCCGTTTTGGATATTACGATGGTGGATGGAAATCAGAAAGAGTTTTCTGCTGAAGGCGGTGTTGGTCTTATTGCATCGCGCCTAAAGGTATCGGCACCTTTGCCTGATGATCGCGGTTCATTCATGCTCAGTGGCCGGCGTACATATGCGGACCTTTTTCTCAAACTTTCAAATGATCAGGATGTGAAGCAGAGTAAATTATATTTTTATGATTTAAATGCTAAACTAAACTATAAGATTGACGAACGAAATAAAGTCTTCCTTTCGGGTTACTTTGGAAAGGATGAACTGGGTTTTTCAGATAAATTTGGTTTTAACTGGGGAAATACAACAGCTACTGTGCGGTGGAATCATATTTTCAATGATCGCTTGTTTAGTAATACCTCCTTAATTTACAGTGATTTTAATTACAATGTTGGCGTCAATGGTAATAGCGGTGACTTTGATATCGCTTCCAAAATTGGGAATTGGAATCTCAAACAGGATTTTTCTTTTTACCCATCCAATAGGTCCACAATCCGCTTTGGCGCAAATGCGCTGAACCAAAATATCCGACCTGCCAGTTTAGATGCTAACGAAGATGCCAATGTCAATTCGATTCGTATTGAAAAGCGTAAAGGCTGGGATTTAAGCGCTTATTTTTCTCATGAATGGAAAGCCAACGATCGCCTTTCCTTACTGTATGGTTTCCGATTGTCAGATTTTATGGTGATGGGGCCAGGTACTTTCTATCGTTTTGATGACGATAGAGATGTTACTGGCGAACAGTATTTTGGAAAAGGAACGGTGGCGAAGCATTACATCAATCTGGAACCTAGGCTATCTGCAAGCCTACTTTTAAACTCCCTGAGCAGTATCAAACTTTCCTATAATCGGATGGCGCAGAATCTGCATCAATTAACCAATTCCACTTCGGCACTTCCTACAGATCAGTATGTGCTGAGCAGCTTGAATATCAAACCGCAGCTCGCTGATCAGATTGCTTTCGGATACTTTCGAAATTTCAACGGTAGCGCTTATGAATTTTCAGTGGAGTCCTATTATAAGGCCATGGCCAATCAGATCGACTTTCGGACCGGTGCTGATCTCCAGGCTAACGAATTCCTTGAAGGTGAACTTCTTTTTGGTAAGGGCCGTGCATATGGTCTTGAATTATTGCTACGGAAAAATAGCGGTAAACTAAGTGGATGGATAGGTTACACTTTGTCCAAGAGTGAGCGAAAGTTTAATGGAATTAACCAAGGAGCCTGGTTTAATGCCCGGCAGGATCGTACCCATGATCTTTCCTTGGTGACCATGTATAAGTTATCGGATAAATGGTCTTTGGGTACAAATTTTATTTTCAACAGTGGTCATGCAGTTACTTATCCAGCAGGGAAATATGACTTAAACAATACCACATTATTTTATTATACCCAGCGAAATAGCCATAGGTCCCCAATTTACCATCGTTTGGATCTGTCTGCAACGTATGAACCTCAAAAATCAAACAAACGTTTTACCTCCAGCTGGACATTTGGACTAAATAATGCCTACAACCGACGCAATGCCTATATTGTGGATTTTAGGGAGAATGAAAATAATCCCAATATAACAGAAGCCTATCAGATTGCATTATTTGGTATTATACCATCCGTTACCTGGAATTTTAAGTTTTAA
- a CDS encoding DUF4249 domain-containing protein, which produces MKRNLLTILALLTVLFSACEKVIDLDLENSEARIVIEANLNDLNVDQLIRVTKTVAFGTDRKGDPISGASVLVRSSVNEEITFVYERDGYYRAQNFHVRPGIKYSLEIELEGEYYRSSVTMPPYVAIDSLGVTKEKIFTKERYYPTFKFYDPAQTDNYYLYEIAINNSPTRFSSTYNDKFNDGKYVTHKISDRTIDLELNDEVKVIRYCVDASVYKFWNEFQAANPGGAAPGNPSSNISNGALGYFSVASSGTYLFKTQEYMEKLE; this is translated from the coding sequence ATGAAAAGAAACCTACTTACAATATTGGCGCTTCTGACTGTTTTATTTTCCGCCTGTGAAAAGGTGATCGATCTAGACCTGGAAAATAGCGAAGCGCGCATTGTGATTGAAGCCAATTTAAATGATTTAAATGTAGATCAGCTTATTAGGGTTACTAAAACAGTCGCTTTCGGTACAGATAGAAAGGGCGACCCCATTTCCGGTGCATCGGTGCTGGTGCGGTCTTCTGTGAATGAGGAAATAACTTTTGTTTATGAGCGTGATGGTTATTATCGTGCCCAAAACTTCCACGTGCGTCCAGGAATAAAATATAGCCTTGAAATAGAATTAGAAGGAGAATATTATCGGTCTTCGGTTACTATGCCTCCCTATGTAGCTATTGATTCTTTGGGTGTCACAAAAGAAAAGATCTTCACAAAAGAACGATACTATCCAACCTTTAAATTTTATGATCCGGCTCAAACAGACAATTATTATCTGTACGAAATCGCTATCAACAATTCTCCTACGCGGTTTTCTTCAACATATAACGATAAGTTCAACGATGGAAAATATGTTACCCATAAAATCTCTGACCGTACAATAGATTTGGAGTTGAATGACGAAGTTAAGGTAATTCGGTATTGCGTTGATGCCAGCGTTTATAAATTCTGGAATGAGTTTCAGGCAGCAAATCCCGGTGGGGCAGCGCCCGGAAATCCAAGCTCAAATATATCTAATGGGGCCTTAGGCTATTTTTCAGTAGCATCTTCAGGGACATATTTGTTTAAAACGCAGGAATATATGGAGAAATTAGAATGA
- the uraH gene encoding hydroxyisourate hydrolase, whose amino-acid sequence MMSKKKYMIMLLCMLFGLTAYSQKSKYQLSSHILDISKGYPAPDVKVDLEKLMPNKQWVTVASEKTDNSGRIGTFLETGKVDNKGVYKLKFYTESYFLNQKIETFYPFIEVVFEIKDDKHYHVPITVSPFGYATYRGS is encoded by the coding sequence ATGATGAGTAAAAAAAAGTACATGATCATGTTGTTATGTATGCTGTTTGGATTGACGGCATATAGCCAGAAAAGTAAATATCAATTATCAAGTCACATTCTGGATATTTCAAAGGGATATCCTGCTCCGGATGTTAAAGTTGATTTGGAGAAATTGATGCCAAACAAGCAATGGGTTACTGTGGCAAGTGAAAAAACGGATAACAGTGGTCGCATCGGTACTTTCCTGGAAACTGGTAAAGTAGACAATAAAGGAGTATATAAACTCAAGTTTTATACGGAAAGCTATTTTCTTAATCAAAAAATCGAAACATTTTACCCATTTATCGAAGTCGTTTTTGAAATCAAAGACGATAAGCATTATCATGTTCCGATCACTGTTAGCCCATTCGGATATGCAACATACAGAGGGAGCTAA
- a CDS encoding phytoene/squalene synthase family protein — MKRLFDELAYEVSKRTTEKYSTSFSLGILALKPCIRNSIYAIYGYVRLADEIVDSFHGYDRKRLLGQLYLDTNCALEERISLNPILQSFQETVHRYKIDVELISQFLHSMEMDLNKVDYNSESYKEYIYGSAEVVGLMCLQVFTEGDRKLYEELKPFAMKLGSAFQKINFLRDLKQDYHTLGRTYFPNLDMTVFDNTVKSQIENEIHTEFKEALLGIKKLPASAKFGVYLAYKYYLSLFAKIRKKSSKEILEHRIRIPNTHKALVALKSYLRYKIAYL; from the coding sequence ATGAAGAGACTATTTGATGAACTAGCATATGAAGTAAGCAAAAGAACGACCGAAAAATATAGCACAAGTTTTTCGCTCGGTATTTTGGCGCTAAAACCCTGTATTCGTAATAGTATCTATGCAATTTATGGCTATGTGCGACTTGCTGATGAAATTGTTGATAGCTTCCATGGATATGATAGAAAGCGTCTTTTGGGACAATTGTATCTAGATACCAACTGTGCTTTAGAAGAAAGGATTTCTTTAAATCCAATTTTGCAGTCCTTCCAAGAAACTGTGCACAGGTATAAGATCGACGTCGAGCTGATCAGCCAGTTTCTTCATAGCATGGAGATGGATCTGAATAAGGTTGACTACAATTCCGAAAGTTATAAGGAATATATTTATGGTTCAGCAGAGGTGGTAGGACTTATGTGCTTACAAGTATTTACAGAGGGAGATCGAAAGCTGTACGAGGAGCTCAAGCCTTTTGCAATGAAATTGGGATCAGCGTTTCAGAAAATAAATTTTTTACGGGATCTCAAACAGGATTACCATACGCTTGGAAGAACCTACTTCCCCAATCTGGATATGACAGTCTTTGATAATACGGTCAAAAGTCAGATCGAAAATGAAATTCATACAGAATTTAAGGAGGCGCTTTTGGGAATCAAAAAACTCCCAGCTTCAGCAAAGTTTGGGGTTTATCTTGCCTACAAATATTACCTTTCACTTTTCGCGAAGATCCGTAAAAAATCTTCAAAAGAAATTTTAGAACATAGGATTCGCATACCGAACACCCATAAAGCGCTTGTTGCCCTAAAGAGCTATTTGCGTTACAAAATTGCTTATTTATAA
- a CDS encoding TIGR01777 family oxidoreductase yields the protein MKKILIAGGTGFVGGYLAVHLKKIGYELHLLTRTLKDQSASGVKYFEWDLKKSFIDINAFDGVDTIINLTGENISAGRWTSSRRLELIESRVLSLNLLFEYVKRHELNIDKIISSSAVGYYGAYTSDTILSEDSISGNDFLAHTCEVWEKAAWQFESLGVKTVILRKGIILGRNGGMYAKLAPLAKLGINVSLGDGKQYIPWIDIHDVVRMYEFILDRTDIRGVYNAVAPQHITMNDFAYVLLRSFGRSSVLPNIPGFVIKLLYGDMAAMLLNGSRISAEKIRNKGFKFNYDTIARSLENSSKSVIKS from the coding sequence ATGAAAAAGATTTTAATTGCCGGGGGGACTGGTTTTGTAGGTGGGTATCTTGCTGTACACCTTAAGAAAATTGGTTATGAGTTACACCTCCTTACGCGGACACTTAAAGACCAATCTGCAAGTGGCGTAAAATATTTTGAGTGGGATCTGAAAAAAAGCTTCATAGATATCAATGCCTTCGATGGAGTCGATACCATTATTAACCTCACTGGTGAAAATATAAGTGCAGGTCGATGGACTTCCTCACGTCGCCTTGAGCTTATCGAAAGTCGTGTATTATCATTGAATTTACTATTTGAATACGTCAAACGCCACGAGCTTAATATTGATAAAATCATTTCATCATCTGCAGTAGGTTATTATGGAGCATATACTTCAGATACCATCCTTTCTGAAGATTCTATTAGTGGAAATGACTTTTTGGCTCATACTTGTGAGGTATGGGAAAAGGCCGCATGGCAGTTTGAAAGCTTGGGTGTCAAAACCGTTATTTTACGAAAAGGTATTATTTTAGGTAGAAATGGCGGGATGTACGCCAAGCTTGCTCCTTTGGCAAAACTTGGTATCAATGTTTCTTTAGGTGATGGAAAGCAATATATCCCATGGATAGACATACATGATGTCGTGCGCATGTACGAATTTATTCTTGATCGGACGGATATTCGGGGTGTGTATAATGCCGTTGCTCCTCAACATATCACAATGAACGATTTTGCGTATGTATTGCTTAGGTCATTTGGTAGGAGTAGCGTTTTGCCAAATATACCTGGTTTCGTTATTAAACTATTGTATGGTGATATGGCTGCTATGCTATTAAATGGTTCTCGTATAAGTGCCGAAAAAATTAGAAATAAGGGATTTAAATTTAATTATGATACCATTGCAAGATCGCTGGAGAATTCCAGTAAGTCAGTTATTAAAAGCTAG
- a CDS encoding fasciclin domain-containing protein translates to MKIKSILWAAATAATLLGSTYMGQAQTKEKTVMVGGAPMYPSKNIIENAVNSKDHTTLVAAVKAAGLVETLQGPGPFTVLAPTNNAFSKVPKEALNNLMLPENKAQLTSILTYHVIPGKWSAAQITKAIKDGKGTYVTKSVQGGNLTFWMKGNDVYVKDAKGNSAKVTVADVNQSNGVIHVIDAVLMP, encoded by the coding sequence ATGAAAATTAAATCAATCTTATGGGCGGCTGCCACTGCAGCAACATTATTGGGAAGCACCTACATGGGTCAGGCTCAAACAAAGGAAAAAACTGTTATGGTAGGTGGTGCACCGATGTATCCTTCCAAAAACATTATTGAGAATGCAGTCAATTCCAAGGATCACACTACGTTGGTTGCTGCAGTAAAAGCTGCTGGCCTTGTAGAAACCTTACAGGGGCCTGGTCCCTTTACTGTTTTAGCCCCTACAAATAACGCCTTTTCTAAAGTACCCAAAGAGGCCCTAAATAACTTAATGCTTCCAGAAAACAAGGCCCAATTAACATCAATATTGACCTACCACGTGATTCCTGGAAAATGGAGTGCCGCACAGATCACCAAAGCGATTAAGGATGGTAAAGGAACCTATGTAACCAAATCAGTCCAAGGTGGAAACCTTACTTTTTGGATGAAAGGGAACGATGTATATGTAAAAGACGCAAAAGGTAATAGCGCAAAAGTAACAGTTGCGGACGTCAATCAATCCAATGGGGTTATTCATGTGATAGATGCTGTATTGATGCCCTAA
- a CDS encoding putative glycolipid-binding domain-containing protein: MRKIIWRGLVYKSWEDCTIELKNDAYYVKSSIIGNYLNRIYNVDYVLKIDRNWCIQEFEIKTEIGGHKNLIIGTNAAGLWSINGIPRPEFNEFLFIDISVTPFTNTLPINNLLLDIGQSKSIDVIYINILENEIKPVKQLYSRKKKDEYLYDNLDTVFSSSITVDQKGIVKSYPGLFELVLED; the protein is encoded by the coding sequence ATGAGAAAGATTATCTGGAGAGGCTTGGTTTATAAATCCTGGGAAGATTGCACGATAGAACTGAAAAATGATGCCTATTATGTAAAATCGTCTATCATTGGCAACTATTTGAACCGTATTTATAATGTAGATTATGTTTTAAAAATAGACAGAAATTGGTGCATACAGGAATTTGAAATAAAAACAGAAATTGGAGGGCACAAAAATTTAATTATCGGGACAAACGCTGCAGGTTTATGGTCGATCAATGGAATTCCTAGACCGGAGTTCAATGAATTTCTCTTTATCGATATCTCAGTTACTCCTTTTACAAATACATTGCCAATCAATAATCTGTTACTGGATATAGGGCAATCAAAGTCTATTGATGTCATATACATCAACATTCTTGAAAATGAAATAAAGCCAGTCAAACAGCTTTATAGCAGAAAAAAGAAGGATGAATATCTGTACGATAATCTTGATACCGTATTTTCCTCGTCGATCACAGTCGACCAGAAAGGCATTGTAAAGAGCTATCCCGGTCTATTTGAATTAGTTTTGGAAGATTAG
- a CDS encoding RNA polymerase sigma-70 factor, translating into MKNNLITDMESNQVESQIEHKILRCLKDGDMQAFSLVYNFYWDGLYTFALRLMKEESLAQDVLHDVFTELWARHKRLNIESSLKDYLFICTKNRCFKLLGKLRRLNEVEEHLLLDIAIEHDELSYKELSDQLDGLLERLPVKTRAIFIMSREDDLSYRQIAKKMNLSIKSVEYHISKVLNKLRKAL; encoded by the coding sequence TTGAAGAACAATTTAATTACCGATATGGAATCGAATCAAGTGGAAAGTCAAATAGAGCACAAAATTTTGCGCTGTCTAAAAGACGGAGATATGCAAGCATTTTCCTTAGTATATAATTTTTACTGGGATGGCCTCTATACCTTTGCTTTACGATTGATGAAGGAAGAATCACTAGCACAAGATGTTTTACATGATGTCTTTACTGAGTTGTGGGCCCGTCATAAAAGATTAAACATCGAGTCATCGTTAAAAGACTATTTATTCATTTGTACAAAAAATAGATGTTTTAAGCTGCTGGGGAAATTACGTCGGTTAAATGAAGTAGAGGAACACCTGTTGTTAGATATAGCGATTGAGCATGATGAGCTTTCGTATAAAGAACTTTCTGATCAGCTTGATGGCTTACTAGAGAGACTTCCTGTCAAAACAAGGGCAATTTTTATCATGAGTCGCGAAGATGATTTATCCTACAGACAAATTGCAAAAAAAATGAACCTTAGTATCAAATCTGTCGAATATCATATATCTAAGGTCTTGAATAAATTACGAAAAGCCTTATAA
- a CDS encoding FecR family protein has protein sequence MPINDREDIKKHTFDRILTTISRKKRKKRLLNGAILFFVLSICSVSLYIFYSRSFDLSSKKAEHIYADISAGDITISGSRPMSLAEWENNKNKPFKVSKKKDMLIIEPTESSTSEFDDVVLRVGVGGLYKVLLKDGTIVFLNSNSELSYKGDFLKNRILTLKGEAFFEVAKKQQADIKQEFIVLTDKQRIAVLGTKFNVLSREGAEQTVLTEGSIALKSIKSGKNKLLVPGEMAMLDDHGSIDKTTAITEDYTSWKDGNLYYENKSLRYILSDLANIYPIHFDPNKVPNRNFTLFLKRDRSFSEILDLIKKSGKLNITLKGHELIF, from the coding sequence ATGCCCATAAACGATAGAGAAGATATAAAAAAACATACTTTTGATCGTATTCTAACAACGATTAGTAGAAAGAAACGTAAAAAGCGTTTGTTGAATGGTGCTATCCTATTTTTTGTTTTATCTATTTGTTCTGTTAGCTTATATATTTTTTATTCTCGTTCCTTTGATCTGTCCTCCAAAAAAGCCGAGCATATTTATGCGGATATTTCAGCTGGAGATATCACAATTTCAGGATCAAGGCCCATGTCCCTTGCTGAATGGGAGAATAATAAAAACAAACCTTTCAAAGTCAGTAAAAAGAAAGATATGTTGATTATTGAACCGACCGAATCATCAACCTCCGAATTTGATGATGTTGTTCTGCGCGTTGGGGTCGGTGGATTGTATAAGGTTTTGTTAAAAGATGGAACTATAGTATTTCTCAATTCTAATTCTGAGCTGAGTTACAAAGGCGATTTTTTAAAAAATCGGATTTTAACTTTAAAAGGGGAAGCCTTTTTTGAGGTTGCTAAGAAACAGCAGGCTGATATTAAACAGGAGTTTATTGTTCTGACAGATAAACAGCGGATAGCTGTATTAGGTACAAAGTTTAATGTTTTGTCTCGTGAAGGAGCCGAGCAGACTGTATTAACAGAAGGAAGTATAGCTTTAAAAAGTATTAAATCAGGAAAAAACAAGTTGCTTGTTCCTGGAGAGATGGCCATGCTGGATGATCATGGATCTATTGATAAAACAACTGCTATAACCGAAGATTATACGTCGTGGAAAGATGGTAATTTGTATTATGAAAATAAAAGCTTGCGCTATATTCTCTCAGATCTTGCTAATATCTATCCAATTCATTTTGATCCCAATAAAGTTCCCAATCGGAATTTTACACTTTTTCTTAAAAGAGATCGCTCGTTTTCTGAGATTTTGGATCTCATAAAAAAATCAGGCAAATTGAACATCACGTTAAAAGGTCATGAATTAATTTTTTAA